TTATGTCTTAAAATAGGATTTctcttttaaagaaaaactaaatttgGATTAAACTCAAACCAAACTGAATACAAAACTGAAAATATAGTGTGGCTAAGCAGTATTAATGGGTCTGAGTGAACGAATATGAAAATCAACTAACAGATTTGACCGGACCCAATCAAGAAAAACGACGTCGTATAAAAGTGCAATACTGCAGTGAGTAGAGAATATATACTGATTGTACTTTTCACTCCCCCATCACACACACACTCATCATCGCCGTGCTTTACagcttcttcgtcttcttctttagtctttcccttttcttttttttgcttatatCTTCAGCAAATCTGATTTCaagagaaattaaaaaagaaaatcaccgaagaaagaaaaaagaatgagCGAGGGGAGGATAAAGAAGAGTGTGAACGGAGGAGGAGCACCGGCGCAAACGAATCCCGATGATCGGAGATCTAGTGTTGAACCTTCTCAAGCAGCGGCGGCGGGGAAGCGAGCTGTAGTAAAGAGTGCTGATATGAAAGAGGATATGCAGAAGGAGGCTATCGAAATCGCTATCGCCGTTAAGACTcccttactctctctctctctctcaataaaTGTGTTATATTCTTCGATTTTAGGGATTTTCTGATTTTTGATCCTTTGAGCTGCCGATTTCATCTCTTAAGTTCGATTTGATGCTAGTGAGCTCAAGTTTATTGTTGATGATCTGAAGTAGGGAACTAGATTCCAGTGTAGCTGTTAgttactactattattatgatttaataaAGGTTTTGGATATAAGAAATTAGGTTTTAATTTGTTGTTGCAGGCATTTGAGAATAACAGTGTGGAGAAGGATATAGCTGAGAATATAAAAAAGGAGTTTGACAAGAAACATGGTGCTACTTGGCATTGCATTGTTGGTCGCAACTTTGGTTTGTGCTCACTACTTACTTTCCCCTCATAGTGATCTCTTAGTAACTTACTTTAGCTCTCAGACGTATCTTTTGATTTTGCTGCTGCTCTCTTATTCTTGTTAATAGAGAGAGTTATAAATTTAAgtcttttgtgtgtttttcttGAACGAGATTACATTTAGTGGTTCTGATCGTAAGTGCCACAACTTAGTCTCACAGTTCTTGGATGtagctttttcttttctgacCAAAAAATGTCTTTGCGTGCATAAGATAGCATTACAACAAACAAGAGATACATTTCTGAAACCTATATTATTAGTTAGGTGTACTCTACTACTTGTGATGCTCTTTGCCTTAATATAATCTTTACTCGTTCCTTAACCCGATCAAATTCATTTTCCCTCTGCTGCAGGTTCTTACGTAACTCACGAGACAAACCATTTCGTTTACTTTTACCTCGACC
This portion of the Raphanus sativus cultivar WK10039 unplaced genomic scaffold, ASM80110v3 Scaffold0690, whole genome shotgun sequence genome encodes:
- the LOC130502802 gene encoding uncharacterized protein LOC130502802, with protein sequence MSEGRIKKSVNGGGAPAQTNPDDRRSSVEPSQAAAAGKRAVVKSADMKEDMQKEAIEIAIAAFENNSVEKDIAENIKKEFDKKHGATWHCIVGRNFGSYVTHETNHFVYFYLDQKAVLLFKSG